AGTCTTGAATAAATCAAAATGATGCTCTACTGTAAGCCAAGTAAGCCAAAGTACAATCTTAACATTCTTCTTTTTACCATATTCAATAAGTTTAAACAAATCGATATTAGGATTTGGAGTAAATGGATCTGTAGTTGATTTTGCCCAGCCTTCATCCATAATAATATAAGATATGCCAAAATTAGAAGCAAAATCTATATAGTACTTATACGTTTCTTCATTATAACCCGACACAAAATCTACATGATATGGAGACGCATCATTCCACCATTCCCAACTGACCTGACCTGGTTTTATCCATGAAGGGTCTTTTATTTTATTAGCCTCGGCTAAATTATAAGTCATGGTATTTTCTAAGAGCTGTTTGTCTTCTTTGGTTATTACAAAATAACGCCATGGAAAATTCCTTTTACCAGCTGTCTTTGCTATATAATTGGCATGCGAAGTAATTTTCATACTGCGATCACCTTCGTCCTCAAAAGTTAATGGAACTTTAGGGAAAACACCTTTCATCTTATTTGGCGCAATTCCTTTTAAAAACATGGCTGGGTAATCCGTAAGATTAGACTCGGAAATTAATATTTTATGATCCTGTGCCGTATTAAGAAGTACAGGCAGAGTAGCCATTTTAGTTTGAGAATTAAAATCCTGAGTATTCATTTTAGAATAAGCATCTTCATATGATGTCTTAAAAGATCCCACTTGTTGAAGATGAGCTGTAAAATTAGTCGGCGTATTTACTATAAATTCTTCATCAAAAATTTCAGAATCTGTTTGTTTTAAATCAGTAATAAAACGGTAAGCAACCCCATTGTTATAAGCTCTAAACTCTACACTATAATTATCTTTAAAATTTAGTTTTAAAGTATTGTAATGATTAGTAACTGTACTAAATTTTAGCGGAACTACTGGTTTGTCTTGTTTGTTAACTTGTTCTGCTTTTTTTCCTATTAGTTTGGGTTGTTTTCCTAAAACCTGATCTTTAAGTTTTAAGTTTAAACTGTTATTTTCAAAAATTTTCTCATTACCTAAAAACACAGAATAGGTAATACTGTCTTTTAGATTAATCTGAATTTTTATGCTTCCATCTGGGGAAGAGAGAATTTCCTTTTGAGCAAAAATGTTCACTGAAAAGAACATGAGAAATAAAAATATGAATTGTTTCATTAAATTAAGTTTTAAAAATTATTGAATGAACTTATGTATTATTTAGCTTTAATTTACTTTAACTACTTTTTTCAACTTAACATCTTGTGACGAAGAACCAATTAGAATTCCAAATTCGCCTGGATCAAATCCAAAAGCTTTTAACTTAACAACAAACTTACTAAAACGTTTTAGTATTTAAAATATAATTATTAATTTATTAAAATTTTCATCAAAATTTCAACAAAGTTTTGATAATTACGTTAAATTTTGACAAATAAAATCAAATATCCCATAATCATGAACATTTTGCAATCATTTAAAATCTAAAAAAAAAAAAGATGTAATAATTGGATAAATTATTGTGCAAAATCTGATTTACAAGTAGATAAAATATCTGATTTTATTAAATATATTTTGATTATAAAACAACACCGCATAAGATTTTTACATACAGCAAATCTTATACGGCATTGTTTTTTAAAAAGCTTTTTTTCTATTGTTTGTTTACATTTTTGTTAAAGGAGAAATAATAAATGAATAACTTAAAGTCTTACTTTCAGGAACTCTGTATTTTTCTAATGTAATTGGACCACAAGTAGAATTCCCAACACCTTCCTGAACACAATCTAAACTAAGATAGGTTTGTGGTTTTTTAATGTCGACCAAAGCAAAATCATGCTTAGCATCCCATAATGCTTGATCGCTGTAATGAAGAGCGCTAAATGCCAATCCGTCCTTAGCAGTAATTTTTAATCCTTTTCCTTTTCCATCTGTTATGTTTAACCAACGAACATCTTCTCGGTTCCCCATACTTTGGGATGTTACATAATGTTCTGCTGCCATACCATCAACTGTAGTTTTAAAATCTCCGAAAAAAGCGCTGGCTTTACGATCCTGATAATTTTCATGAGGTCCACGACCAAAGTAATTAATAGCTTCAAAATTTGGTGCTAGCTGAACTTGAAGTCCTGCACGGTGAACAATAAAGTCTCTTGTTGGCGTTTCAAAAGTTCCATCTACTTCTATGTTTCCATCATTATAAATAGTATAAACCACTTTGTAAGGTAATTTTGTGGCTTTTTCATTAGCTATAGTAGCATAAGCCTCCACAGTAATTTTTACCGATTGTCCATTATCCGCAAGTTTGTAATCAAATTTTTGTGCATCAAAAGTTGTTGTATAATACTTTTGATCAGCATATTTATCATTACTTAAACTTCTGTACCAATTTAGTTTTAAACCCTCACCATTATAGATCATGTTTGTTCCATTATAAACCAATGCATCCAAAACTCCTGTTGTCACATCTACTGACGAACTAAAACTATCTCCATTAATATTCAAATGATTAGCCTCTTTTTTAACTGTTAAAGATTTAGCACCCTTTGAAGCTTCAAAAGTGACGGCTGGTCTGTCATTAATTCTTAATTGCTCCTCAGCTACCAAATGTCCTTTATCAGCCCAGATTGTTTTTTCTTTTAAACGAAAATAAACATTTACAAAATATTCTGATCCCACTTTGTAGTTGGTATCTAACGGAATTTGAATAGTAGTTTTTTGATTTGGGTCAACTGCAACTGAAGGCAAATTACCCGATTTGATTATTTTTCCATTTTCTAATTCTTCCCAAGAAATAGTAAATCCATCAAGGTTTGTAAAATCATATTTATTCTCTATTTCTATTTTTCCGTTCTTACTATCAAGTGCGCGTATTTTTATATATTGATATACTTTTTTTAGCTCTATCAATTTTGCTGTTTCTCTACGATCTGGTGTTGTAAGTCCATTATCACAAAAATCTAGATCGGTTGGTGTATCACCAAAATCACCGCCATAATAAAAGATATCCTTGGGATTTATAACACTATTTACCTTTTGATAAGCTACTGGAACAGTACCTTTTGTAGATTTTTTATCAAGCAAACTATTACTATCTCCCCCAACAGGGATTGGTCTATTTACGGCTTGATCTACCCAATCCCAAATACAACCACCAATTAAGCGGTTTGAATTTTCGATAATATCCCAATATTCCTGCAAATTACCCATAGCATTACCCATGGAATGAGCATATTCACAAATAAAATAAGGCTTTTTAGAGCCATTTTTGTCTCTTTTTTCTAAATCTACTACATCAGGATACATTTGACTATCCATATCAGCACATTCATTTTTCCCTTCATAATGCACAGGTCTTGAAGGATCTATCTTACGAGTCATATTTGCAATAGAGTCCATATTTTGTCCAGCACCACTTTCATTACCCATAGACCAAAAAATTACTGAAGAATGATTTTTGTCACGCTGTATCATACGACTAACACGATCCTTAAATGCAGGAATCCATGATGGCATATCGCTGATGGATTGATTTCCGTGGTCTTCAATAT
The Flavobacterium sp. 5 DNA segment above includes these coding regions:
- a CDS encoding glycoside hydrolase family 97 protein; translated protein: MKQFIFLFLMFFSVNIFAQKEILSSPDGSIKIQINLKDSITYSVFLGNEKIFENNSLNLKLKDQVLGKQPKLIGKKAEQVNKQDKPVVPLKFSTVTNHYNTLKLNFKDNYSVEFRAYNNGVAYRFITDLKQTDSEIFDEEFIVNTPTNFTAHLQQVGSFKTSYEDAYSKMNTQDFNSQTKMATLPVLLNTAQDHKILISESNLTDYPAMFLKGIAPNKMKGVFPKVPLTFEDEGDRSMKITSHANYIAKTAGKRNFPWRYFVITKEDKQLLENTMTYNLAEANKIKDPSWIKPGQVSWEWWNDASPYHVDFVSGYNEETYKYYIDFASNFGISYIIMDEGWAKSTTDPFTPNPNIDLFKLIEYGKKKNVKIVLWLTWLTVEHHFDLFKTFSDWGIAGVKIDFMDRSDQWMVNYYERVVKEAAKYKMFVDFHGSFKPAGLEYAYPNLLSYEGVRGLEQMGGATVSNSLYLPFMRNAVGPMDFTPGAMINMQPEVYRSERPNSAGMGTRAFQMALYVVFESGLQMLADNPTNYYQNKECTEFITQVPTTWDETIALEAKAGEYALIAKRKGDQWFIGGINNGSQENREFKVKLDFLDKNKEYDMTSFEDGINAGRQAMDYKKQQRLVKQEQVIFIKMVKNGGWAARLTPKK
- a CDS encoding glycoside hydrolase family 2 TIM barrel-domain containing protein — translated: MKFFQLVVLILTTFIFGFSGHSQQIESNKLYTFQSPSGLVVGNNGDANNAANLFLEVSKPKDQGQAWVITKLKDGFYLITNPFTKKSIDNFNKNSGTGNPVAQWDKTPDNSNQHWSIKQLENGDYEMIQRNSKMYLGFKADEKAGVTIIQSPQKQVWKLVPSKLKMPPPGPVRGENEWENETIFAVNKEPGHATYIPYTSLESLKQDAAFEKPWLEPKSDLYRSLNGMWKFNWVKQPSERSLDFFKTDFNTSDWKEIPVPSSWEMYGYGTPIYTNITYPFKNNPPFIQPQKGYTNEVEINPVGSYKRDFDIPQNWNGSEIFVHFDGVYSGFFIWVNGKKVGYSQGANNVSEFNLTNFVKPGKNSIAVQVFRWTDGSYLEDQDMFRMSGIHRDVYLFATPKVHVRDFALKSDFLKADLTSAKFIVNGKLVNSGNVSSNEATLQVSLLDSNGKEVLNVSSKISALKKNEEKELVLEGNLDKPNLWSAEKPYLYTAILSLKDNKGKVTEVLSSKFGFRKIEIKESKVYVNNEQIFFKGTNRHESDPKFGRAIPLETIITDVKMMKQYNINMIRTSHYPNQPKSYALYDYYGLYIMDEADIEDHGNQSISDMPSWIPAFKDRVSRMIQRDKNHSSVIFWSMGNESGAGQNMDSIANMTRKIDPSRPVHYEGKNECADMDSQMYPDVVDLEKRDKNGSKKPYFICEYAHSMGNAMGNLQEYWDIIENSNRLIGGCIWDWVDQAVNRPIPVGGDSNSLLDKKSTKGTVPVAYQKVNSVINPKDIFYYGGDFGDTPTDLDFCDNGLTTPDRRETAKLIELKKVYQYIKIRALDSKNGKIEIENKYDFTNLDGFTISWEELENGKIIKSGNLPSVAVDPNQKTTIQIPLDTNYKVGSEYFVNVYFRLKEKTIWADKGHLVAEEQLRINDRPAVTFEASKGAKSLTVKKEANHLNINGDSFSSSVDVTTGVLDALVYNGTNMIYNGEGLKLNWYRSLSNDKYADQKYYTTTFDAQKFDYKLADNGQSVKITVEAYATIANEKATKLPYKVVYTIYNDGNIEVDGTFETPTRDFIVHRAGLQVQLAPNFEAINYFGRGPHENYQDRKASAFFGDFKTTVDGMAAEHYVTSQSMGNREDVRWLNITDGKGKGLKITAKDGLAFSALHYSDQALWDAKHDFALVDIKKPQTYLSLDCVQEGVGNSTCGPITLEKYRVPESKTLSYSFIISPLTKM